The Jannaschia sp. M317 DNA segment TCGGAGCGGCAGACAAGAATGTCGGGGGCCAGGCCGATGGACCGCAGCTCCTTGACCGAATGCTGGGTGGGCTTTGTCTTCAACTCGCCCGACGCCTTGATGAACGGCAGCAGGGTCAGGTGCATGAACAGGCACTGACCGCGCGGTTTTTCCTGACTGAACTGACGGATCGCCTCGAAAAATGGCAGCCCTTCGATGTCGCCGACCGTACCGCCGATCTCGCAAAGCATGAAATCGACCTCATCTTCGCCGATACGAATGAAGTCCTTGATTTCGTTGGTAACGTGCGGAATGACTTGGATCGTTTTGCCCAGGTAGTCGCCGCGGCGCTCTTTCTCCAAGACGTTGGAATAGACCCTGCCGGAGCTGATCGAATCAGTCGCGCGCGCGGCCACGCCGGTGAACCTTTCGTAGTGGCCCAGGTCCAGGTCGGTTTCGGCCCCGTCATCGGTGACGAAGACCTCGCCGTGCTCGAACGGGCTCATCGTGCCGGGGTCGACGTTCAGATAGGGGTCCAGCTTGCGCAGGCGGACCGTATAGCCCCGCGCCTGCAACAGCGCGCCCAGCGCCGCCGATGCCAGCCCCTTGCCGAGCGAAGACACCACACCGCCGGTGATGAAGATAAAGCGCGCCATGTCCAGAATTCCCCGCGGATGTCTCTGCTCCGGCCCATGCCGGAATCGATGCTCACGGGACTCAAGTCTAACAGAGGCAGCGCCCGGCCCGCAACCGCGACCCGCTACATCCTGTTAACACGCGCCCCGCAAACGCTAAGTCTTGGTTATTCCGAACGCGGCGGCGCCAGAGGCGCGCTGTCAGGCGTCGGCGGCAGCAGGCTTTCGCCGCTGGGCAGGCCCGGAACGGTGCTGGATTCCTCGGTGGGAACCAGGTCGACGACCGACCCGCCAGAGGCGTTTTGCGCCGCAATCACGGTCAGCACGATGGAGTTGATCAGGAACACGGTGCCGAACAGCCAGGTCAGTTTGGTCATCGCGGTCGCCGCCTGACGCCCGGTCATGGCCCCACCGCCACCGCCGCCCATGCCCAGCCCGCCGCCTTCGGAGCGTTGCAGCAACACGATGCCGATCAGGCATAGCGCCACGATCAGGTGGATGAGCAGCAGGACGTTTTCCATGGGGGACCTCGGTTCCGTATCGGGGGCTACCTAAAGACCGCGCCCCCGCGCCGCAAGACCCGACCGCCCCGACATGATCGCCAAGCCTTTCGCCCGCCGTCTGTGCGCGCTAAGGGAGCGCGGTCTCAGCAATTAGGAAGGACCTCGCATGGCCAACGTCGTGGTTGTCGGCGCCCAATGGGGTGACGAAGGCAAGGGCAAGATTGTCGACTGGCTGTCGGAACGGGCCGACGTCATCGCCCGCTTTCAGGGGGGGCACAACGCCGGTCATACGCTGGTCATCGACGGCGAGGTCTACAAGCTGTCGTTGTTGCCGTCGGGTATCGTGCGCGGTGGAAAACTGTCGGTGATCGGCAACGGCGTGGTCCTCGACCCCTGGCACCTGATCAAGGAAATCGCCCAGCTGCGCGAACAGGGCGTGGAAATCACGCCCGAGACCCTGATGATCGCCGAGAATACGCCCCTGATCCTGCCGATTCACGGTGAACTGGACCGCGCCCGCGAGGACGCCTCGGCCAAGGGCACCAAGATCGGCACCACCGGACGCGGCATCGGCCCGGCCTACGAGGACAAGGTGGGCCGCCGTGCGATCCGCGTCGCCGACCTGGCCGATCCCGCCACGCTGGAGGCCCGCGTCGACCGCGCCCTGGCCCACCACGACGCGCTGCGCCGGGGCCTTGGATTGGACCCGGTCGATCGCGACGCTCTGCTTGCGGCCCTGCGCGAGGTTGCGCCGACGGTTCTGGAATATGCGGCCCCCGTCTGGAAGGTGCTGGATGAAAAACGCCGTGCCGGCAAACGCATCCTGTTCGAGGGCGCGCAGGGCGCGCTGCTCGACATCGATTTCGGAACCTATCCCTTT contains these protein-coding regions:
- the secG gene encoding preprotein translocase subunit SecG, translating into MENVLLLIHLIVALCLIGIVLLQRSEGGGLGMGGGGGGAMTGRQAATAMTKLTWLFGTVFLINSIVLTVIAAQNASGGSVVDLVPTEESSTVPGLPSGESLLPPTPDSAPLAPPRSE
- a CDS encoding adenylosuccinate synthase, which produces MANVVVVGAQWGDEGKGKIVDWLSERADVIARFQGGHNAGHTLVIDGEVYKLSLLPSGIVRGGKLSVIGNGVVLDPWHLIKEIAQLREQGVEITPETLMIAENTPLILPIHGELDRAREDASAKGTKIGTTGRGIGPAYEDKVGRRAIRVADLADPATLEARVDRALAHHDALRRGLGLDPVDRDALLAALREVAPTVLEYAAPVWKVLDEKRRAGKRILFEGAQGALLDIDFGTYPFVTSSNVIAGQAATGTGIGPGSVDFVLGIVKAYTTRVGEGPFPAELDDADGQRLGERGHEFGTVTGRKRRCGWFDAVLVRQTCATSGVNGIAFTKLDVLDGFETLKICVGYDLDGTRLDYLPTAADAQARCTPIYEEMPGWSQSTEGARSWSDLPAEAIKYVRRVEELIRCPVALLSTSPEREDTILVTDPFED